Proteins from a genomic interval of Luteibacter pinisoli:
- a CDS encoding discoidin domain-containing protein, with the protein MRSMLFLAVAAFVAPPAFSASLPPRSAWQASSSSQQVPALAPPHAIDGDETTRWGGSFSPGQWFQVDLGKVARVGGVRIHWDSGFAASYSIQVSTDGKTFRPVYTVTDSPGGTEYLVFPATDARYVRLAAPARTADWGVSVFEFEPMAADDVATISGLAGKDDGASLWADGHPRAVAGKGAERDVDIRLPHPLDIAGVEVQWEGPRAGVELQSKGASGPWTTVDSDPGTAGDTSYLAAAAPFKASALRLKIAAGDGTPTIRRLRFLGPARMMTGMKRYQVAATRANASLFPSSLHMQQVYWTDVGVPAGLQKAIFDEYGDIEPFKGGPLVQAIWRGADGAARIADNGERTHALRDRWKPMPSVGWAAQPGLDVTAEAFAVQDGAQPVVLVRHRLVNHGAGTVDGRLFLVVRPMQVNPPWQNGGPSPIHDITVASDAVEVNGRTLFTPLTRPDAMGAAPFGDHGATEITQAIAAGTLPAATTATDAQGLAAGSLAYDVHLAPHEQRDVVIAFPLGTTPANADGSLPAPPPIDRKRISADAFDALAGQVAAEWQKRLGSVGLSLPDESLVDILRSQAAYMLVNQTGHAMQAGPRNYNRSFIRDGAATASILLRMGEVKTARDYLDWYASHAVHENGLVSPILNADGTVNRGFGSDIEYDSQGEFINLVADVARFGGGPESVRAYLPKVRAAMHFMQELRERTMVPGYLADLPAAQRFHGIIAPSISHEGYSSPTHSYWDDWWALKGWHDGAWLADQWGDKELAAYARTQYAALRESVGASIRATMAWKGVDTIPAAADLGDGDPTSVSIALDPAGQMDVLPHDALVTTFDRYLADVRKREQPGELFAYTPYELRNVLTYVYLNRPADAAELLNIVVRDRRPPEWNMWAEVVHSRLRHPGYLGDMPHTWIGAEYARLLFGMLMREADDGLYLLPGAPPAWVAGDGLTVSKLPVAYGVLTMAARRQGDTLDVTLDKGIRADTPVRVFWPSRVKPARVLVDGKPAKAWDADGIHLDHPFHTLKATFTP; encoded by the coding sequence ATGCGTTCGATGTTGTTTTTAGCTGTCGCGGCCTTCGTTGCGCCGCCAGCCTTCTCCGCCAGCCTGCCGCCACGAAGCGCGTGGCAGGCCAGCAGTTCGTCACAGCAGGTGCCGGCGCTTGCGCCGCCCCACGCTATCGACGGCGACGAAACCACTCGTTGGGGTGGTTCCTTCAGCCCGGGCCAGTGGTTCCAGGTGGACCTGGGCAAGGTCGCCCGCGTGGGCGGTGTGCGCATCCATTGGGATAGCGGGTTCGCGGCGTCGTATTCGATCCAGGTATCGACGGACGGCAAGACCTTCCGCCCCGTCTACACCGTGACGGATTCGCCGGGCGGCACTGAATACCTTGTCTTCCCTGCCACCGACGCGCGCTACGTGCGCCTGGCGGCACCCGCGCGCACGGCCGACTGGGGCGTCTCGGTGTTCGAATTCGAGCCGATGGCCGCCGATGACGTCGCGACGATCAGCGGCCTCGCCGGCAAGGACGACGGCGCATCGCTCTGGGCCGATGGCCATCCGCGTGCCGTGGCTGGCAAGGGTGCCGAGCGTGACGTCGACATCCGCCTGCCCCACCCGCTCGATATCGCTGGTGTGGAAGTCCAGTGGGAAGGGCCGCGTGCCGGCGTTGAGCTGCAGTCGAAAGGCGCGAGCGGCCCATGGACCACGGTGGACAGCGACCCGGGCACGGCCGGCGATACGTCGTACCTCGCGGCCGCGGCGCCGTTCAAGGCCAGCGCCCTGCGCCTGAAGATCGCCGCCGGCGACGGCACGCCGACGATCAGGCGCCTGCGCTTCCTCGGCCCCGCACGCATGATGACCGGGATGAAGCGCTACCAGGTGGCGGCCACGCGGGCGAATGCGTCGCTGTTTCCGTCCTCGCTGCACATGCAGCAGGTGTACTGGACGGACGTGGGTGTGCCTGCCGGCTTGCAGAAGGCCATCTTCGACGAATACGGCGATATCGAACCCTTCAAGGGCGGCCCGCTCGTCCAGGCCATCTGGCGTGGCGCCGACGGCGCGGCACGCATCGCCGATAACGGCGAGCGCACGCACGCCCTGCGCGATCGCTGGAAGCCGATGCCCTCGGTCGGCTGGGCCGCGCAGCCAGGACTCGACGTCACCGCCGAGGCCTTTGCCGTGCAGGACGGCGCGCAGCCCGTGGTGCTGGTGCGCCATCGCCTCGTGAACCACGGCGCCGGCACGGTCGATGGCCGCCTCTTCCTCGTCGTGCGCCCGATGCAGGTGAATCCGCCCTGGCAGAACGGCGGCCCCTCGCCGATCCACGACATCACCGTGGCCAGCGACGCCGTGGAGGTAAACGGCCGCACGTTGTTCACGCCGCTGACCCGGCCGGATGCCATGGGCGCGGCGCCCTTCGGCGACCATGGTGCGACCGAGATCACCCAGGCGATCGCCGCGGGCACCCTGCCCGCCGCCACCACGGCGACCGACGCCCAGGGCCTCGCCGCGGGCAGCCTCGCGTATGACGTCCACCTGGCGCCGCATGAGCAGCGCGACGTCGTCATCGCCTTCCCGCTGGGCACCACGCCGGCGAACGCGGACGGTTCGTTGCCCGCACCGCCGCCGATCGACCGCAAGCGCATCAGCGCGGATGCCTTCGATGCGCTCGCCGGCCAGGTCGCGGCCGAGTGGCAGAAGCGCCTGGGTAGCGTCGGCCTCTCGCTACCCGACGAATCCCTGGTCGACATCCTGCGATCGCAGGCGGCGTACATGCTGGTCAACCAGACCGGCCACGCGATGCAGGCCGGCCCGCGCAACTACAACCGTTCCTTCATCCGCGACGGCGCGGCCACGGCGTCGATCCTGCTGCGCATGGGCGAGGTCAAGACCGCGCGTGATTACCTCGACTGGTACGCCAGCCATGCCGTCCACGAGAACGGCCTGGTCTCGCCGATCCTCAACGCCGACGGCACGGTGAATCGCGGCTTTGGCTCGGATATCGAGTACGACAGCCAGGGCGAATTCATCAACCTCGTCGCGGATGTCGCCCGCTTCGGCGGCGGCCCTGAATCCGTCCGTGCCTACCTGCCGAAGGTACGCGCGGCCATGCACTTCATGCAGGAACTGCGCGAACGGACCATGGTGCCGGGCTACCTCGCCGACCTGCCCGCGGCACAGCGTTTCCACGGCATCATCGCGCCCTCGATCAGCCACGAAGGCTATTCCAGCCCGACCCACAGCTACTGGGACGATTGGTGGGCGCTGAAGGGCTGGCACGACGGTGCATGGCTGGCCGACCAGTGGGGTGACAAGGAACTGGCCGCCTACGCACGCACCCAGTATGCCGCGCTGCGCGAGTCCGTCGGCGCCTCGATCCGCGCCACGATGGCGTGGAAGGGCGTGGATACCATCCCCGCCGCGGCGGATCTCGGAGATGGCGACCCCACCAGCGTCTCGATCGCGCTGGACCCGGCGGGGCAGATGGACGTGCTACCGCATGACGCACTGGTCACCACGTTCGACCGTTACCTGGCCGACGTGCGCAAGCGCGAGCAGCCGGGCGAACTGTTTGCGTACACGCCGTACGAACTGCGCAACGTGCTGACCTACGTGTATCTCAACCGCCCGGCCGATGCGGCCGAGCTGTTGAACATCGTCGTCCGCGACCGTCGCCCGCCGGAATGGAACATGTGGGCCGAAGTCGTCCATTCGCGCCTGCGCCACCCCGGCTACCTCGGCGACATGCCGCATACCTGGATCGGCGCCGAATACGCGCGCCTGCTGTTCGGCATGCTGATGCGTGAAGCCGACGACGGCCTGTACCTGCTGCCGGGCGCGCCGCCGGCATGGGTCGCCGGCGATGGCCTGACGGTGTCGAAGCTGCCGGTGGCGTACGGCGTGCTGACGATGGCGGCACGCCGCCAGGGCGACACCCTGGACGTCACGCTCGACAAGGGCATCCGCGCCGATACCCCGGTGCGGGTGTTCTGGCCGTCGCGCGTGAAGCCTGCGCGCGTGCTGGTCGACGGCAAACCGGCGAAAGCCTGGGACGCGGACGGCATCCATCTGGACCACCCGTTCCACACCCTCAAGGCCACGTTCACGCCCTGA
- a CDS encoding MDR family MFS transporter produces MNAVHRPEPAETPAGVVEPSLAPVPQQPSLKLLFPALMLVMLLAALDQTIVSTALPTIVGELGGLSQLSWVVTAYLLTSTVVVPLYGKFGDLFGRKIVLQTAIVIFLIGSILCGMAQDMTMLILMRALQGLGGGGLLVITMAAIGDVIPPAERGRYQGLFGGVYGLATVIGPLLGGFMVDHLSWRWIFYVNLPLGILCLLVIAAVFHPHTRHVKHAIDWFGAAFLATALSCIILFTTEGGSRLPWDSVELWAILLMGLVSVAGFIYEERHASEPIIPLHLFRHRTFVLCSLIGFFIGTALFGSTTYLPLYLQVVKGVSPTGAGMQLLPLMGGVLVSSIVAGRVISKIGRYRMFPIIGTFIGAVALMLLGSVGDEDPLYLIYGYAGLLGLGIGMVMQVLILAAQNSMDAKYMGVATSGVTLFRSIGGSIGVSVFGALFTQGLQSRMADDIPASAMGPRTFAPDMVAKMPPDLHAKFIHAFGASLHVVYHVAAVIVFLGFCLAWFLRDVPLRGGPKKAA; encoded by the coding sequence GTGAATGCCGTCCACCGCCCTGAACCCGCCGAGACACCCGCCGGCGTGGTCGAGCCCAGCCTGGCCCCCGTGCCCCAGCAGCCGTCACTGAAGCTGCTATTCCCGGCGCTGATGCTGGTGATGCTGCTCGCCGCCCTCGACCAGACCATCGTTTCCACCGCGCTACCCACCATCGTGGGCGAGCTGGGCGGCCTCAGCCAGCTCTCGTGGGTGGTCACCGCCTATCTGCTGACCTCGACCGTCGTGGTACCGCTGTACGGAAAGTTCGGCGATCTGTTTGGCCGGAAGATCGTGCTGCAGACGGCCATCGTCATCTTCCTGATCGGCTCGATCCTGTGCGGCATGGCACAGGACATGACCATGCTGATCCTGATGCGCGCGCTGCAGGGCCTGGGTGGCGGTGGCCTGCTGGTCATCACCATGGCGGCCATCGGCGATGTAATCCCGCCGGCCGAGCGCGGCCGCTACCAGGGCCTGTTCGGTGGCGTATACGGCCTCGCGACCGTGATCGGCCCGTTGCTGGGTGGTTTCATGGTGGACCACCTCTCGTGGCGCTGGATCTTCTACGTGAACCTGCCGCTGGGCATCCTCTGCCTGCTGGTGATCGCGGCCGTCTTCCATCCGCACACGCGCCATGTGAAGCACGCCATCGACTGGTTTGGCGCCGCGTTCCTGGCGACGGCGCTGAGCTGCATCATCCTGTTCACCACCGAGGGCGGCAGCCGCCTGCCGTGGGATTCGGTGGAGCTGTGGGCGATCCTGCTGATGGGCCTGGTGTCCGTTGCCGGCTTCATCTATGAGGAACGCCACGCCAGCGAGCCGATCATCCCGCTGCACCTGTTTCGCCACCGCACCTTCGTGCTGTGCAGCCTTATCGGTTTCTTCATCGGCACCGCGTTGTTCGGCTCCACGACCTACCTGCCGCTGTACCTGCAGGTGGTGAAGGGCGTCTCGCCCACAGGCGCCGGCATGCAGCTGCTGCCGCTGATGGGCGGCGTGCTGGTCAGCTCGATCGTCGCCGGCCGCGTGATCAGCAAGATCGGCCGTTACCGCATGTTCCCGATCATCGGTACGTTCATCGGCGCCGTGGCGCTGATGCTGCTGGGCAGCGTCGGCGACGAGGATCCGCTGTACCTGATCTATGGTTATGCCGGCCTGCTGGGCCTGGGCATCGGCATGGTGATGCAGGTGCTGATCCTTGCCGCACAGAACAGCATGGATGCGAAGTACATGGGCGTGGCCACCTCGGGCGTCACGCTGTTCCGTTCGATCGGCGGCTCGATCGGTGTATCGGTGTTCGGCGCGCTGTTCACGCAGGGCCTGCAATCGCGCATGGCCGACGACATCCCTGCCAGCGCCATGGGGCCGCGCACGTTCGCGCCGGACATGGTGGCGAAGATGCCGCCGGACCTGCATGCGAAGTTCATCCACGCCTTCGGTGCCTCCCTGCACGTGGTCTACCACGTCGCCGCGGTGATCGTGTTCCTGGGCTTCTGCCTGGCGTGGTTCCTGCGCGATGTCCCGCTACGCGGCGGTCCGAAGAAAGCCGCGTAG
- a CDS encoding TetR/AcrR family transcriptional regulator: MSTSDTVSPPKPRRGRPPGRPQGAADGTDQRKRLVEIALALYARYGYAGTTLAAIARAADMTPAAVHYYFKTREQLFDEIHEAHIAPMRTRVEAIFHEHAGDPVSAFVKVAERFVEVAEEHGWIAPVFFGDLLTESQSFRKHVRKKVDYKTQAAFNDRIRQWQADGLLNPGLEPSLVMPSIMSLTMLFMAARRKWKDDPIRKDIDRETIRRHAMALLGHGLGPGKA; this comes from the coding sequence ATGAGTACTTCCGACACCGTTAGCCCCCCGAAACCGCGCCGTGGCCGGCCGCCGGGCCGCCCGCAAGGCGCCGCCGATGGCACCGACCAGCGCAAGCGCCTGGTCGAGATCGCCCTCGCCCTGTACGCCAGGTACGGCTACGCCGGCACCACCCTGGCCGCGATCGCCCGGGCCGCCGACATGACCCCGGCCGCCGTCCACTACTACTTCAAGACCCGCGAGCAGCTGTTCGACGAGATCCACGAGGCGCATATCGCGCCCATGCGCACCCGCGTCGAGGCGATCTTCCATGAGCACGCGGGCGATCCGGTGTCGGCCTTCGTGAAGGTGGCCGAGCGTTTCGTCGAGGTGGCCGAGGAGCACGGCTGGATCGCGCCGGTGTTCTTTGGCGACCTGCTTACCGAAAGCCAGAGCTTCCGCAAACACGTGCGCAAGAAGGTGGACTACAAGACCCAGGCCGCCTTCAATGACCGCATCCGCCAGTGGCAGGCCGACGGCCTGTTGAACCCCGGGCTCGAACCGTCACTGGTGATGCCGTCGATCATGTCGCTGACCATGCTGTTCATGGCCGCGCGGCGCAAATGGAAGGATGACCCGATCCGCAAGGACATCGACCGCGAGACAATCCGCCGCCACGCCATGGCCCTGCTCGGCCACGGGCTCGGGCCGGGGAAGGCGTAG
- the gph gene encoding phosphoglycolate phosphatase (PGP is an essential enzyme in the glycolate salvage pathway in higher organisms (photorespiration in plants). Phosphoglycolate results from the oxidase activity of RubisCO in the Calvin cycle when concentrations of carbon dioxide are low relative to oxygen. This enzyme is a member of the Haloacid Dehalogenase (HAD) superfamily of aspartate-nucleophile hydrolase enzymes (PF00702).) yields the protein MAFPFSLVIFDLDGTLVDSAADIAESVNRTLSDWRLPTYDVAQITGWIGEGSRQLITYAFRDAGSDADIDDVMPGFLEHYAETALDAVVYDGVRETLAALHAQGVKLAVCTNKNEEFVRPLLDARGLSPYIDGITGGNTLPERKPSGVPLKYLAQQAGVPLDKVLMVGDSESDMLAARDAGVPYVLVTYGYPKTLDVRNAGALAVIDRMPALLDLH from the coding sequence TTGGCCTTCCCCTTTTCCCTCGTCATCTTCGACCTCGACGGCACGCTGGTGGACAGCGCGGCGGACATCGCCGAGTCCGTCAACCGCACGCTCAGTGACTGGCGCTTGCCAACGTATGACGTGGCGCAGATCACCGGCTGGATCGGCGAAGGCTCGCGGCAGCTGATCACGTATGCCTTCCGCGATGCAGGAAGCGATGCCGACATCGACGACGTGATGCCGGGATTCCTCGAGCATTACGCCGAGACCGCGCTGGATGCCGTCGTGTACGACGGCGTGCGCGAGACGCTCGCCGCGCTCCACGCCCAGGGCGTGAAGCTGGCCGTCTGCACGAACAAGAACGAAGAGTTCGTGCGGCCCCTGCTCGACGCGCGCGGCCTCAGCCCCTACATCGACGGCATCACCGGTGGTAACACGCTGCCCGAGCGCAAACCGAGCGGCGTACCGCTCAAATACCTTGCCCAGCAAGCCGGCGTGCCGCTGGACAAGGTCCTCATGGTCGGCGATTCCGAGAGCGACATGCTGGCCGCGCGCGACGCGGGCGTGCCGTATGTGCTGGTGACCTACGGCTACCCGAAGACGCTGGACGTGCGCAACGCGGGTGCCCTTGCCGTCATCGACCGCATGCCGGCACTGCTCGACCTGCATTAA
- a CDS encoding serine hydrolase domain-containing protein, translating into MRRKALIASAIALALTGTAWALVRPDQALRLGAGVAAHHVCTMTFVGGQAPDAIFRELVTPVLGKAGAGLLTAHVDRTQGRVAVDGLVSTLATATYTPGYGCRLDLPGNVPLVPDTRMVADVDDGFAPATLVTSDKPTVTAALDQVFAEHAGGAPKVVKAVVIVKDGKVVAERYAPGVGIHSPLISFSVAKSFTNAFLGMLAADGKVDVKQPLNAPEWRQPGDPRAKITIEDLMRMQSGLDADEAESPFSFVAKMEFLHGDMAGYTALQPAKEAPGKTFEYTSGDTLLLDRLIGEQVGGGPAGLREFARKRLFEPMHMGDVTMEFDGQGTFVGSTYVYTSARNYARFGLLYLNDGKAPDGTRLLPEGWVGWSRTSALGAPYGAGFWTNDGPSDVARHRVDGGFPKDGFYASGTLGQRIYIVPSEHLVITRFGYSAPPSYGIEDDVALIKAAIDAYR; encoded by the coding sequence ATGCGTAGAAAAGCCCTCATCGCGTCCGCCATCGCCCTTGCCCTGACCGGCACCGCCTGGGCCCTCGTCCGTCCTGACCAGGCCTTGCGCCTTGGCGCGGGCGTCGCCGCCCACCACGTCTGCACGATGACCTTCGTCGGCGGGCAGGCCCCGGATGCGATCTTCCGCGAACTCGTCACGCCCGTCCTGGGCAAGGCCGGGGCCGGCCTGCTCACCGCCCATGTCGACCGCACGCAGGGCCGCGTGGCCGTCGACGGCCTCGTTTCGACCCTGGCCACGGCCACCTACACACCCGGCTACGGCTGCCGCCTCGACCTGCCGGGTAACGTACCGCTGGTGCCCGACACACGGATGGTGGCTGATGTCGATGACGGCTTCGCGCCGGCCACGCTGGTCACCAGCGACAAGCCCACCGTCACCGCGGCCCTCGACCAGGTGTTCGCCGAGCACGCGGGTGGCGCCCCCAAGGTGGTGAAGGCCGTCGTGATCGTGAAGGACGGCAAGGTGGTCGCCGAACGTTACGCGCCAGGCGTGGGCATCCATTCGCCGCTGATCAGCTTCTCGGTGGCGAAGTCGTTCACCAATGCCTTCCTTGGCATGCTGGCCGCCGACGGCAAGGTGGACGTAAAGCAGCCGCTCAACGCGCCGGAATGGCGCCAGCCCGGCGACCCGCGCGCGAAGATCACCATCGAGGACCTCATGCGCATGCAGAGCGGGCTGGATGCCGACGAAGCGGAATCACCCTTCAGCTTCGTGGCGAAGATGGAGTTCCTGCATGGCGACATGGCCGGCTATACCGCGCTACAGCCCGCGAAGGAAGCGCCCGGCAAGACCTTCGAGTACACCTCGGGCGACACGCTGCTGCTCGACCGCCTGATCGGCGAGCAGGTCGGCGGTGGCCCGGCGGGCCTGCGCGAGTTCGCGCGCAAACGCCTGTTCGAGCCCATGCACATGGGCGACGTCACCATGGAGTTCGACGGGCAGGGCACGTTCGTCGGTTCCACCTACGTGTACACCAGCGCACGCAACTACGCCCGCTTCGGCTTGCTGTACCTCAACGACGGCAAGGCACCCGATGGCACGCGCCTGCTCCCGGAAGGGTGGGTGGGCTGGTCGCGTACCTCGGCCCTGGGCGCGCCCTACGGCGCCGGCTTCTGGACCAATGACGGGCCGAGCGATGTCGCCCGGCACCGCGTCGATGGCGGCTTTCCGAAGGATGGCTTCTACGCCAGCGGCACGCTGGGCCAGCGCATCTACATCGTGCCGTCCGAGCACCTGGTGATCACGCGCTTCGGTTACTCCGCGCCGCCGAGCTACGGCATCGAAGACGATGTCGCCCTGATCAAAGCGGCGATCGACGCCTACCGTTAA
- a CDS encoding LytR/AlgR family response regulator transcription factor, with amino-acid sequence MTLRAVVIDDEAPARAKLRRYLAEGDAVLWVGEASDGPSAVALVHKLRPDVVFLDISMPGMDGFGVLQALGEPLPAEVVFVTAHDDQAVRAFEVHAFDYLMKPVGPDRFARTLRRLSERIVPSAPRLDGLLGDLPAPAHYLERLLLPSGDAAELVPLDRVDRIESDRNYLDVYVAGTPRRLRGTLDAMQARLHPSRFVRVNRSTVVRLEAIVAVQPWPDGEKRLILTDGSRVTWTKRYADAGMPGAL; translated from the coding sequence ATGACCTTGCGTGCCGTCGTCATCGACGACGAGGCGCCCGCACGGGCGAAGCTTCGCCGCTACCTGGCCGAGGGCGATGCCGTGCTCTGGGTTGGCGAAGCGTCGGATGGTCCCTCGGCCGTCGCGCTCGTGCATAAGCTGCGTCCGGACGTGGTGTTCCTCGACATCTCGATGCCGGGCATGGACGGCTTCGGCGTGCTCCAGGCGCTGGGTGAGCCGCTGCCGGCGGAAGTCGTCTTCGTTACCGCCCACGACGACCAGGCGGTACGCGCGTTCGAGGTGCATGCGTTCGATTACCTGATGAAGCCGGTGGGCCCCGATCGCTTCGCGCGTACGTTGCGCCGGCTCAGTGAGCGCATCGTTCCTTCGGCGCCTCGCCTCGATGGCCTGCTGGGCGACCTGCCGGCGCCGGCGCATTACCTTGAGCGGCTGCTGTTGCCGTCAGGCGATGCCGCGGAGCTGGTGCCGCTGGATCGCGTGGACCGGATCGAATCCGATCGCAACTACCTCGATGTGTACGTGGCCGGTACGCCACGCCGCCTGCGTGGCACGCTGGACGCCATGCAGGCGCGCCTGCACCCGTCGCGCTTCGTGCGGGTGAACCGTTCCACGGTGGTCCGGCTCGAGGCCATCGTGGCCGTGCAGCCCTGGCCGGACGGCGAGAAGCGCCTCATCCTGACAGACGGCAGCCGGGTGACGTGGACCAAACGGTACGCCGATGCGGGGATGCCCGGGGCGTTGTAG
- a CDS encoding sensor histidine kinase, protein MATGGGRGFPRAWRSRVPWLWVLLLVVIGLLRATNRFLIDVANGHVTPFLPKLVEELTGSLSFGACLPLLFIALRRMPRTLWAHTLVFAALSLAQTTLMIAMRRVVFGLMDEPAFAYGSTVWRYLMEVPTQLFFYAVIVVGVWLLDRYREGREREVRNAQLESALSEARLEALRLQLNPHFLFNTLNAVSELMYERPRVADEMLARVGELLRATLSATTQEHPLRDEWRLLDLYLDIQRARFGEGIDAAMVADESLADTPVPFLVLQPLVENAIEHGGVGDARFVRIEARRDNGQAIITVRDGGTGGVPRAVNAAAHTGIGFGNVEARLRHLYGDAAGVRLEAAETGSVVTLWLPLRTGATP, encoded by the coding sequence ATGGCGACGGGTGGGGGCAGGGGATTTCCACGGGCATGGCGCAGCCGCGTGCCGTGGCTGTGGGTGCTGCTCCTGGTGGTCATCGGCCTGCTGCGAGCCACCAATCGTTTCCTCATCGACGTGGCCAACGGCCATGTCACCCCCTTCCTCCCCAAGCTGGTCGAGGAGCTCACCGGCTCGCTGAGTTTCGGCGCCTGCCTGCCCTTGCTGTTCATCGCGCTGCGGCGCATGCCGCGCACCCTGTGGGCCCACACGCTCGTCTTCGCGGCGCTGTCGCTTGCGCAGACCACGCTGATGATCGCGATGCGCCGGGTGGTCTTCGGCCTGATGGACGAGCCTGCGTTCGCGTACGGATCCACTGTGTGGCGTTACCTCATGGAAGTGCCGACGCAGCTGTTCTTCTACGCGGTGATCGTGGTGGGCGTCTGGCTGCTCGACCGCTACCGCGAAGGACGCGAGCGCGAGGTGCGCAATGCGCAGCTGGAATCCGCGCTGTCCGAGGCGCGGCTTGAAGCGCTGCGGCTGCAGCTGAATCCGCACTTCCTGTTCAACACGCTCAACGCCGTGTCCGAGCTGATGTACGAACGGCCGCGCGTGGCCGACGAGATGCTTGCCCGCGTCGGCGAACTGCTGCGCGCCACGTTGTCGGCGACCACGCAGGAACACCCGCTGCGCGACGAATGGCGGTTGCTGGATCTTTACCTCGACATCCAGCGGGCGCGCTTTGGCGAAGGCATTGACGCGGCGATGGTGGCGGACGAGAGCCTGGCCGACACCCCCGTGCCGTTCCTGGTGCTGCAGCCGCTGGTCGAAAACGCGATCGAACACGGTGGCGTGGGCGATGCCCGCTTCGTGCGCATCGAGGCCCGGCGCGACAACGGCCAGGCGATCATCACCGTTCGCGATGGAGGCACCGGTGGCGTGCCACGCGCCGTCAACGCGGCCGCGCACACCGGCATCGGTTTCGGCAACGTCGAGGCGCGCCTGCGCCATCTGTATGGCGACGCCGCCGGTGTTCGCCTGGAGGCGGCGGAGACGGGCTCGGTGGTCACCCTGTGGCTGCCGCTGCGCACGGGAGCCACGCCATGA
- the msrA gene encoding peptide-methionine (S)-S-oxide reductase MsrA, whose product MSSRAILAGGCFWGMQDLIRKQPGVITTRVGYSGGDVPNATYRNHGTHAEAIEIEFDPAKISYRKILEFFFQIHDPTTLNRQGNDLGLSYRSAIFYLDDEQKAVAEDTIADMNASGLWPGKAVTELAPAGPFWEAEPEHQDYLEKYPNGYTCHFIRPDWVLPRRAA is encoded by the coding sequence ATGAGCTCACGTGCCATCCTGGCCGGCGGTTGTTTCTGGGGCATGCAGGACCTGATCCGCAAGCAGCCCGGTGTCATCACCACGCGCGTGGGTTACAGCGGCGGTGACGTGCCCAATGCCACGTATCGCAACCACGGCACCCACGCCGAGGCGATTGAGATCGAATTTGATCCGGCGAAGATCAGCTACCGGAAGATCCTGGAGTTCTTCTTCCAGATCCACGACCCGACCACGCTGAACCGCCAGGGTAACGACCTGGGCCTCAGCTATCGTTCGGCCATCTTCTATCTCGACGATGAGCAGAAGGCCGTGGCGGAAGACACGATCGCCGACATGAACGCGTCGGGCCTGTGGCCGGGCAAGGCCGTGACCGAGCTGGCCCCGGCCGGCCCGTTCTGGGAAGCCGAGCCGGAGCACCAGGATTACCTGGAAAAGTATCCGAACGGCTACACCTGCCACTTCATCCGGCCGGACTGGGTCCTGCCCAGGCGCGCCGCCTGA
- the msrB gene encoding peptide-methionine (R)-S-oxide reductase MsrB — MSDYRKSPEALARLTPEQFRVTQQSGTERPFTHAFHDSKEPGIYVDIVSGEPLFSSLDKFDSGCGWPSFTRPLEDDHVAELRDSSHGMVRTEVRSTHGDSHLGHVFPDGPRDRGGLRYCINGASLRFIPLADLEKEGYGEYAKQFANEKGGVA; from the coding sequence ATGTCTGACTATCGCAAGTCCCCCGAGGCCCTTGCCCGCCTGACCCCTGAACAGTTCCGGGTCACGCAGCAGAGCGGCACCGAGCGCCCGTTTACCCACGCGTTCCACGACAGCAAGGAACCGGGCATCTACGTCGACATCGTCTCCGGCGAGCCGCTGTTCTCCTCGCTGGACAAGTTCGACAGTGGCTGCGGCTGGCCGAGCTTCACCCGCCCGCTGGAAGACGACCACGTAGCCGAGCTGCGCGACAGCAGCCACGGCATGGTCCGCACCGAAGTGCGCTCGACGCACGGTGACAGCCACCTGGGCCACGTCTTTCCGGACGGCCCGCGCGACCGTGGCGGCCTGCGCTACTGCATCAACGGCGCATCGCTGCGCTTCATCCCGCTGGCCGACCTGGAGAAGGAAGGTTACGGCGAGTACGCCAAGCAGTTTGCCAATGAGAAGGGAGGTGTCGCATGA